TCTCGAAGCGCGGCCTCGAGAGCGTCAAAGGCCACTTCCATCGTGAGTGGCCGTTCCGGCCCGTCGCCACCGGCGAGCGAATCAATATCGGCCGCAGCGACCTTCTGTTCGTCGAGGCCCCGATGCTCCACTGGCCCGACAGCATGTTCACCTACCTGACCGGCCAAAACATCCTGATGCCCAACGACGCCTTCGGCCAGCACTACGCCACCGCGTTCCGCTACAACGACGAAGTCGATCAAAAGGAACTCTTCGAAGAGGCCCTCAAGTACTACGTCAACATCCTGACGCCCTACAGCCCGCAGGTCTCGCGCAAGATCGACGAACTGATCGCGATGAACCTGCCGGTCGAGATGATCGCCCCGAGTCACGGCGTGATCTGGCGGACCGATCCGCTGCAGATCGTCCACCGCTACAAGGCGTGGTCGGCCCAGACGCCCGAGCCGCGGGCGGCGATCCTGTTCGATACGATGTGGGACGCGACCCGCCGGCTGGCCGAGGCCATCGGCGAAGGGCTGGCCGACAAGGGCGTGGATCACAAGGTCCTGCACATGGCGACAATCGACCGCAACGACGCCCTCGTCGAGGTGTTCCGCAGCCGGACGCTGGCGATCGGCTCATCGACTCTCAACAACGGCGTGCTGCCCACCATCACGCCGCTGCTGGAGGATTTGCGCGGATTGAAGTTCAAGAACAAGGTGGGCGTGGCGTTCGGCAGCTACGGCTGGAGCGGCGATTCGGTCAAGGTGATCGAGCAGCACTTCGAACGCTGTAAGATCCCCGTGGTCCACGAGGCGATCACCTGCAAGTGGCAGCCGTCGCCTGAGGACCTCGACCGCGC
This Phycisphaerae bacterium DNA region includes the following protein-coding sequences:
- a CDS encoding MBL fold metallo-hydrolase, producing MVVEIKKGVYWVGVADWSLRSFHGHELSTHRGSSYNAYLIVDDKTVLVDTVWSPFKEQLLQNIREVLDPSKIDLVVANHSEIDHSGALDLVMEHAPRAELVVSKRGLESVKGHFHREWPFRPVATGERINIGRSDLLFVEAPMLHWPDSMFTYLTGQNILMPNDAFGQHYATAFRYNDEVDQKELFEEALKYYVNILTPYSPQVSRKIDELIAMNLPVEMIAPSHGVIWRTDPLQIVHRYKAWSAQTPEPRAAILFDTMWDATRRLAEAIGEGLADKGVDHKVLHMATIDRNDALVEVFRSRTLAIGSSTLNNGVLPTITPLLEDLRGLKFKNKVGVAFGSYGWSGDSVKVIEQHFERCKIPVVHEAITCKWQPSPEDLDRARAAGRKLANQTINAESNN